One Calliopsis andreniformis isolate RMS-2024a chromosome 9, iyCalAndr_principal, whole genome shotgun sequence genomic window carries:
- the Ask1 gene encoding apoptotic signal-regulating kinase 1, which yields MITNCGDTADMAAASQSVIIEGVSSTDSVGTHSDVSGHTTISGRPKMDVACVLDLQQPEHLAQRRRALEEVRQACNLVNANMHHIQFEKLDFGETNVLDTFYNADVAVVDLSIQLQQSALFYHLGVRESFGMKENILLHNDTDTETTIRLKLSCGSYTFVSYRVVECGSCVATNPATTRITGEEAIDPKQHLTLKLKKLFQDVEVQSKAHMKEKFLADLRKARETYSGEELSKALNNMRKRLDDPNVLSGEVVLNVLISFREIQDYDAMVQLVDDLRTIPTHKNYINTPAIRYLYAFALNRRNKEGDRERALKVIEKALEKKENHVPDMLCLCGRIYKDKFVESRHTDEESLKNAIHWYRKGFEVQPNEYAGINLATLLVIAGNEFSKSEELQHIGMVLNNLIGKKGSLSSLKDYWDVATFFEISVLAEDYSKAIQAAECMFKLKPPNWYLKSTIGNISLIDRFRKKNEEAEVSPEEQIFIFWMDYFVEATKSEVGDSIRFPLLVLEPSKIFMPSYVNVNLGAEEKSVQIWNICLDSMKNNCKQVHDWLFTANMIRSVSLYKRDERCLFLYVHQNSDDFQMYFPSVQCRQRFYNLILEMTRDQEGMVTDLDAYMTDDRMKFEYELDDQNKRIILGKGTYGVVYAARDLNTQVRIAVKEIRERNLGDVQPLHEEIKLHSQLRHRNIVQYLGSVSEDGYFKIFMEQVPGGSLSALLRSKWGPLKENESTIAYYTKQILEGLKYLHDQKIVHRDIKGDNVLVNTYSGVVKISDFGMSKRLAGLCPSTETFTGTLQYMAPEVIDKGQRGYGAPADIWSLGCTIVEMATGKPPFIELGSPQAAVFKVGYYKIHPEIPSELTERAKSFILRCFEPNPDIRATAAELLEDPFLNEKKKTTRLVAPPDFSRSISVPADRLERLGKSDKTNNNHIVSAAPIQTSQSDDSGGLTKSSPLRERSPAHLLSPISMPTTTLSFNSTIGNTPSIETSETDTAGASMTRRSSSGGLLSPEVELGGQPGQKTGEEQEGFYLLKKDSQRRMTLTRVLTQDEAKICEVWMRGIHQAEDQTVLQLSHLVLLMRALRDYIAEQNQEVIVTAIRTLKEELDFDSTAINHLNLAIYLFQTAVNEVLRMHSIKPHWMFALDNLVRNAVQAAITVLSPELGANLLGQERVQPGGQGPEEGSTSGVSTVNSVKSQKTGDLIDNKYWKEYRDQMGALKMENMKLFQELLESQKSYQTLLQQALEEQRAQVNHLTRLCETMNRRIMRQESGYNSSISGNASPYQPVPVIVSDANSSLTSSTDQALLEWLQNLQIDEASIERFIYEQYTLEDILCHVTRDDIRRLNLRGGIELRIWQAILKHRQNNGD from the exons ATGATTACCAACTGTGGGGATACAGCTGATATGGCTG CTGCTTCGCAATCAGTAATCATAGAGGGTGTTTCTAGTACAGATAGTGTTGGTACACATAGTGATGTTTCTGGGCACACTACAATTTCTGGAAGGCCCAAAATGGATGTAGCTTGTGTCTTAGATCTCCAACAACCAGAGCATTTGGCTCAAAGAAGAAGAGCTTTGGAGGAAGTCAGACAAGCGTGCAATTTAGTTAATGCTAATATGCATCATATACAG TTTGAGAAACTTGATTTTGGCGAAACAAATGTACTTGATACATTTTATAATGCAGATGTAGCTGTTGTGGATTTAAGTATTCAGCTTCAACAGTCTGCTTTGTTCTATCATCTTGGTGTGAGAGAAAGTTTTGGCATGaaagaaaatattctattacataatgatacagacactgaaacAACAATTAGACTCAAG CTATCATGTGGCAGCTATACATTTGTTTCATATCGTGTGGTAGAATGTGGTTCATGTGTGGCCACAAATCCAGCTACTACTAGAATCACTGGAGAAGAAGCAATAGATCCAAAGCAACATCTTACATTGAagcttaaaaaattatttcaggaTGTTGAAGTACAATCTAA AGCACATATGAAAGAAAAGTTCCTAGCGGATTTACGTAAAGCACGCGAAACATATTCAGGCGAAGAACTTTCAAAAGCTTTGAACAATATGCGCAAACGACTGGATGATCCAAATGTTCTGTCTGGAGAAGTCGTTTTGAATGTACTTATTTCCTTTCGGGAAATACAG GATTATGATGCAATGGTACAACTGGTTGATGATCTAAGAACAATACCAACGCACAAAAATTATATTAACACACCAGCTATTAGATATTTGTATGCATTTGCTCTAAATCGAAGAAATAAGGAAGGCGATCGAGAAAGAGCATTGAAAGTTATAGAAAAAGCATtagagaaaaaagaaaatcaTGTTCCTGATATGTTATGCTTGTGTGGGAGAATATACAAGGATAAATTTGTAGAAAGTAGACACACTGATgaagaaagtttaaaaaatgCAATTCATTGGTATAGAAAAGGCTTTGAG gTTCAACCCAATGAATACGCTGGAATAAATCTCGCCACGTTACTAGTTATAGCTGGGAACGAATTTTCAAAAAGCGAAGAGTTACAACATATAGGCATGGTGTTAAACAATCTCATTGGCAAGAAGGGTAGTTTATCAAGTTTAAAGGATTACTGGGACGTAGCTACGTTCTTCGAGATCAGTGTACTAGCCGAGGATTATTCGAAAGCTATCCAAGCCGCGGAGTGTATGTTCAAACTGAAGCCACCAAATTG GTACCTGAAATCGACAATAGGGAACATATCGCTGATAGATAGGTTTCGTAAAAAGAACGAAGAAGCCGAGGTTTCACCAGAGgagcaaatatttattttttggaTGGACTACTTTGTCGAAGCCACAAAATCGGAAGTTGGAGACAGTATACGGTTTCCA CTCTTAGTGCTAGAGCCTTCGAAGATCTTCATGCCGAGTTATGTGAATGTGAACCTCGGAGCGGAAGAAAAATCAGTTCAAATATGGAACATATGTTTGGATAGTATGAAGAACAATTGCAAGCAAGTACACGATTGGCTCTTCACCGCGAACATGATACGCAGCGTAAGCCTGTATAAAAGGGACGAACGCTGCCTCTTTTTATACGTTCACCAGAACTCCGACGATTTCCAAATGTATTTTCCATCTGTGCAATGCAGACAAAGATTCTATAATTTGATCTTGGAAATGACTCGAGATCAAGAAGGCATGGTCACAGATTTGGACGCCTACATGACTGACGATAGAATGAAG TTCGAGTACGAGTTAGATGATCAGAACAAGAGGATAATTCTCGGTAAAGGTACATATGGAGTTGTGTACGCTGCCCGAGATTTAAACACTCAAGTAAGAATCGCGGTGAAAGAGATTCGTGAACGAAATCTGGGGGATGTGCAACCACTGCATGAAGAAATTAAATTACATAGTCAATTAAGGCACAGGAATATTGTACAATATCTTGGTTCAGTAAGTGAAGATGGATACTTCAAAATATTTATGGAACAAGTTCCTGGAG GAAGCTTGTCAGCCTTACTAAGATCAAAATGGGGGCCTCTCAAAGAAAACGAATCCACAATCGCTTATTACACTAAACAAATTTTGGAGGGTCTTAAGTATCTGCATGATCAAAAAATTGTTCATCGAGACATTAAAG gTGATAATGTCTTGGTAAACACGTATAGTGGAGtagtaaagatttcagattttgGTATGTCGAAGCGTTTAGCTGGTTTATGTCCCAGTACAGAAACGTTCACTGGAACATTACAGTATATGGCACCAGAAGTTATTGACAAGGGTCAGCGTGGATACGGTGCTCCT GCAGACATTTGGTCTTTGGGTTGCACAATAGTTGAGATGGCGACTGGTAAGCCACCATTTATTGAGCTAGGCTCACCTCAAGCTGCAGTCTTTAAA GTGGGGTATTATAAAATACATCCCGAAATTCCATCAGAGTTAACAGAAAGAGCAAAAAGTTTTATATTGCGCTGCTTTGAACCGAATCCAGATATAAGAGCAACAGCAGCTGAGTTACTGGAAGATCCATTTTTAAATGA aaaaaagaaaacaacTCGATTAGTGGCACCACCAGATTTCAGCCGAAGTATCTCAGTACCTGCTGACAGGCTCGAGCGTTTAGGCAAATCTGATAAAACGAACAACAACCACATTGTTTCTGCTGCTCCTATACAAACTTCACAGTCAGATGACAG TGGAGGGTTGACAAAGTCAAGCCCTTTGAGGGAGCGCAGTCCAGCACACCTTCTGTCTCCCATCAGCATGCCTACTACAACCCTTTCTTTTAACAG TACGATTGGAAATACACCATCTATAGAGACAAGTGAAACCGATACAGCTGGAGCTTCAATGACTAGAAGAAGCTCCTCTGGTGGATTGTTATCACCAGAAGTAGAACTGGGAG GCCAACCAGGTCAAAAAACTGGGGAAGAGCAAGAAGGTTTTTATTTACTGAAAAAAGATAGTCAAAGAAGAATGACACTTACTAGAGTCCTAACTCAAGATGAAGCAAAGATTTGTGAAGTATGGATGAGAGGCATACATCAAGCAGAAGATCAAACTGTTCTTCAACTG AGTCATTTAGTGTTACTAATGCGTGCTCTAAGGGATTATATTGCGGAGCAGAATCAAGAAGTAATCGTAACTGCCATTCGAACGTTAAAGGAAGAATTAGATTTCGACTCTACTGCCATAAATCACCTCAATCTGGCGATTTACCTCTTTCAAACTGCAGTGAACGAAGTTTTACGAATGCACAGTATAAAACCTCATTGGATGTTTGCATTGGATAATTTAGTGAGAAATGCTGTTCAAGCTGCCATCACTGTGCTTTCTCCTG AACTTGGTGCCAACTTGCTCGGTCAAGAACGTGTGCAGCCTGGCGGTCAAGGTCCAGAAGAAGGATCCACTTCTGGTGTATCAACTGTTAATTCCGTAAAGTCTCAAAAAACCGGCGACTTGATCGATAATAAATATTGGAAGGAGTATCGAGATCAAATGGGAGCGTTAAAAATGGAGAACATGAAATTATTTCAAGAATTACTCGAAAGTCAGAAGTCGTATCAGACTTTATTACAACAAGCTCTTGAGGAACAAAGAGCTCAAGTTAATCATTTGACAAGACTTTGCGAGACTATGAATAGGAGAATTATGAGACAAGAATCTGG ttataattctTCTATCTCTGGAAACGCATCTCCATATCAACCAGTACCAGTGATTGTCAGTGATGCAAATTCTAGTTTAACTTCATCCACAGATCAAGCTCTCCTCGAATGGCTGCAAAATCTTCAAATAGATGAAGCGTCAATCGAACGA TTTATATATGAACAATACACACTGGAGGATATTTTGTGTCACGTTACTCGTGATGATATTCGCAGGCTTAATCTTAG AGGAGggatagaattgaggatatggcaAGCTATATTGAAGCATCGACAAAATAATGGCGACTAA